The Neochlamydia sp. AcF84 genome has a window encoding:
- a CDS encoding enoyl-[acyl-carrier-protein] reductase, with the protein MLKIDLRGKKAFIAGIGDDQGYGWAIAKSLAEAGAEILIGTWTPMMRMFCNNFASGKFDESRVLSDGSLMQIAKIYSLDASFDSMDDVPEEIKENKRYKEATEYTISDVAESIRKDYGKIDIFVHSLANGPEVQKSLLDTSRKGYLAAISASSYSFVSLLAHLGPLINAGGATLSLTYIASEKAVPGYGGGMSSAKAALESDTRTLAWEAGRKWNIRVNTISAGPLRSRAAKAIGFIERMIDYSEANAPLAKNLQATEVGNVGAFLLSPLASAITGSLIYVDNGLHSMGVAVDSPTLSGEQATV; encoded by the coding sequence ATGCTAAAAATTGATCTTAGAGGAAAAAAAGCTTTTATTGCCGGCATAGGCGATGATCAAGGGTACGGATGGGCTATTGCTAAATCCCTTGCGGAAGCAGGTGCAGAAATATTAATAGGAACATGGACTCCTATGATGAGAATGTTTTGCAATAATTTTGCTAGTGGTAAATTTGATGAATCGCGTGTTCTGTCTGATGGTTCCCTTATGCAAATAGCCAAAATATATTCACTTGATGCCTCTTTTGACTCCATGGATGATGTACCCGAAGAAATTAAAGAAAATAAAAGATACAAAGAAGCTACCGAATACACTATTTCTGATGTGGCTGAATCTATCAGAAAAGATTACGGTAAAATAGATATTTTTGTGCATTCTTTAGCTAACGGGCCTGAAGTTCAAAAAAGCTTGCTTGATACCTCCAGAAAAGGATATTTGGCTGCAATTAGTGCTTCCTCTTATTCTTTCGTAAGTTTACTTGCCCATCTAGGCCCTTTGATTAATGCAGGTGGAGCTACTCTTTCTCTTACTTACATTGCCTCAGAAAAGGCTGTTCCAGGATATGGGGGAGGGATGAGTTCAGCCAAGGCAGCTTTAGAAAGTGATACACGCACCCTAGCTTGGGAAGCGGGGCGTAAATGGAACATTCGTGTAAACACAATTTCGGCCGGTCCTCTTCGCAGCCGTGCTGCCAAGGCGATTGGATTTATAGAGCGCATGATTGATTATAGTGAGGCTAACGCTCCTCTAGCTAAAAATTTACAAGCCACAGAAGTTGGGAATGTGGGAGCTTTCTTACTCTCTCCCTTGGCCTCTGCAATTACAGGCTCTCTTATCTATGTGGACAATGGCTTACATTCAATGGGAGTAGCTGTCGATAGTCCTACTTTATCTGGCGAGCAGGCAACAGTATAG
- the abc-f gene encoding ribosomal protection-like ABC-F family protein, producing MISATNLSMRFGGKILFKNASFQLNPGNHYGLIGANGAGKSTLLKILARDLTAEEGEFCIPSQLALGTLKQNHFLYEQVPILDTVLMGNAKLWKALEEKNILLDKPEFDEEECHLLADLEKIIEEQDGYSAESVAGKILEGLGLPDRIHHQNLSTLSGGYKLRVLLAQVLFSKPDILLLDEPTNHLDLYSIKWLEGYLRDFPGTLLVSSHDRDFLNAICDHMLDLDHQKITSYKGNYEDFLKTKASAVEQKELAFAKQEKRREDLQNFIDRFKAKASKARQAQSKMKLVDKIEDEMAELDFTPTSRLYPRLKFEPHRSSGALVLKAKGICKSYGTKQVLHQVSFEVERGERIALVGANGIGKSTLLEILTGQLKCEQGSWEWGHAAQVAYFPQDHHREVNGNISLLEWLSEQDPQIPEQKLREILGRVLFTGDDVKKSVHLLSGGETARLILAKMMLLKGNVLIFDEPTNHLDMEAIEALLEALNHYTGTILFVSHNRHFVTHLAKKVIEISDTGVQTYDCSYVEYIEKREMDLLSKNLKPVKIKADEKLAEKPSYQDQKNLRSQKSQQEKIAAQVEKKCQQLEEQIKDLDERMAAADFYLHTPKEEIQRFIAQKEKLEKQFEEALKAWEEAASSV from the coding sequence ATGATTTCTGCGACTAACCTTTCTATGCGCTTTGGAGGTAAAATCCTCTTTAAAAATGCATCTTTTCAGCTTAACCCTGGTAACCATTATGGCCTTATCGGAGCAAATGGAGCAGGAAAATCGACACTCTTAAAAATTCTAGCTAGGGACCTTACCGCTGAAGAAGGAGAATTTTGTATTCCTTCTCAATTAGCATTAGGCACACTGAAGCAAAATCACTTTTTGTATGAGCAGGTGCCTATCTTAGATACTGTCCTGATGGGAAATGCAAAATTATGGAAAGCATTAGAAGAAAAGAATATCCTTTTAGACAAACCGGAATTTGATGAAGAAGAGTGTCATCTATTAGCTGATCTTGAAAAAATTATTGAAGAACAAGATGGGTATTCGGCAGAAAGTGTTGCAGGCAAAATTCTGGAAGGTCTAGGGCTACCAGACCGCATTCATCATCAAAACTTATCTACTTTATCAGGAGGTTATAAGCTACGTGTTTTACTAGCGCAAGTTTTGTTTAGCAAGCCTGACATCCTCCTACTCGATGAGCCGACAAACCACTTAGACCTCTATTCTATCAAATGGTTGGAAGGATACTTAAGAGATTTCCCAGGCACATTACTTGTCAGTTCGCACGATCGAGACTTTTTAAACGCGATTTGTGACCATATGTTGGACTTAGATCATCAAAAAATAACTTCTTATAAAGGTAATTACGAAGATTTCTTAAAAACTAAAGCATCTGCTGTCGAGCAAAAAGAACTAGCCTTTGCTAAGCAGGAAAAACGCCGAGAAGATTTGCAAAACTTCATTGATCGTTTTAAGGCTAAAGCTAGTAAGGCTCGCCAAGCACAGTCCAAAATGAAATTAGTAGATAAAATTGAAGATGAAATGGCTGAGCTGGACTTTACTCCTACTTCTCGTTTATATCCTCGGCTTAAATTTGAGCCTCATCGCTCGTCTGGAGCCCTTGTTCTTAAGGCCAAAGGTATTTGCAAATCTTACGGAACCAAGCAAGTGCTACATCAAGTCTCTTTTGAAGTAGAACGGGGTGAACGCATAGCCTTAGTGGGCGCTAACGGGATTGGTAAGTCAACTTTATTGGAAATCTTAACAGGGCAATTAAAGTGCGAGCAAGGCTCTTGGGAATGGGGCCATGCTGCGCAAGTCGCCTATTTTCCCCAAGATCATCATCGCGAAGTCAATGGAAATATCTCTCTCTTGGAGTGGTTAAGTGAACAAGATCCTCAAATACCTGAGCAAAAGCTAAGAGAAATTTTAGGACGTGTTCTCTTCACTGGCGATGATGTGAAAAAGTCTGTTCATCTATTAAGTGGGGGCGAAACAGCTCGCCTCATTTTAGCTAAGATGATGCTCCTTAAAGGCAATGTTTTAATTTTTGATGAGCCTACTAACCACTTAGATATGGAAGCCATTGAAGCTCTTTTAGAAGCTTTAAATCATTACACGGGGACCATTCTTTTTGTTAGCCACAATCGCCATTTTGTCACTCATCTTGCTAAAAAGGTCATAGAGATAAGCGACACCGGCGTACAAACTTACGATTGTAGTTATGTAGAATATATTGAAAAAAGAGAAATGGATTTGCTCAGCAAAAATTTAAAGCCGGTAAAGATAAAAGCTGATGAAAAGCTAGCTGAAAAGCCAAGCTATCAGGATCAAAAAAACCTACGTAGTCAAAAATCACAACAGGAAAAAATAGCAGCTCAAGTGGAAAAAAAATGCCAGCAACTTGAGGAGCAAATCAAAGACCTGGATGAAAGAATGGCAGCAGCAGATTTTTATCTTCATACCCCTAAAGAAGAAATTCAAAGATTCATAGCCCAAAAAGAGAAGCTAGAAAAACAATTTGAAGAAGCTTTAAAAGCATGGGAAGAAGCAGCCTCTTCTGTATAA
- a CDS encoding thioredoxin domain-containing protein, which translates to MGTNHSLMPKDLPANKYQKYLNAIGSLAIIAGGIFSIISWLQICTQECAATHDYRLFGFQLEYVGMIFFPVLSLLHWGAYYKKILSFMAAVMLAGALGAEIVFIYAQKVWIGQWCPLCLCIAASIVITSLAYLLSYFNHYKQPLPDSKRIKMALNLPKVLAIIMALITGFFIASVGLAKVDELQAAENSIKNSIVFGNLNSKIEAYFFSDWHCPACRQLEPKLKELVPTLMKNTRLTYVDFAIHPSSLNFTPYNLSFMVHDKNKYLELRDSLTQLSSDTETPTDEQIEKIAKEQDAHYTQLNYSEVALGLEYFKTLATEFDIDSTPTLVLVNGKTKKGKKLYGVAEITEENVSQAIKILKE; encoded by the coding sequence ATGGGTACAAATCATTCATTGATGCCTAAAGACTTACCAGCTAACAAATATCAGAAATATCTCAATGCGATTGGTAGTTTAGCCATCATTGCCGGTGGGATATTTTCCATTATTTCTTGGCTACAAATTTGTACCCAGGAATGTGCAGCGACACATGATTACCGTTTATTTGGTTTCCAGCTGGAATATGTGGGGATGATTTTTTTTCCTGTTCTATCTTTGTTACATTGGGGAGCCTATTATAAAAAAATTTTATCTTTCATGGCGGCAGTCATGCTCGCAGGAGCATTAGGAGCCGAGATAGTTTTTATTTATGCTCAAAAAGTATGGATTGGTCAATGGTGTCCGTTATGCCTCTGTATTGCAGCTTCGATAGTAATTACTTCTTTAGCTTATCTTTTAAGCTACTTTAACCACTATAAACAACCTTTACCTGATTCAAAAAGGATTAAAATGGCGTTAAATTTACCCAAAGTGCTTGCAATTATCATGGCTCTGATTACCGGCTTTTTTATAGCATCAGTTGGATTAGCAAAAGTAGATGAATTGCAAGCGGCAGAAAATTCTATTAAAAATAGCATCGTCTTTGGGAATCTAAACAGCAAAATTGAGGCCTATTTTTTTAGTGACTGGCATTGCCCTGCATGTCGCCAGCTAGAGCCAAAATTAAAAGAGCTAGTTCCTACGCTTATGAAAAATACTCGCTTAACTTATGTAGATTTTGCTATTCATCCCTCTAGCTTAAATTTCACTCCCTACAACTTATCTTTTATGGTTCATGATAAGAATAAATATTTAGAGCTCCGCGATTCTTTAACTCAGCTTTCCAGTGATACCGAAACCCCTACGGATGAACAAATTGAGAAAATTGCTAAAGAGCAGGATGCTCACTACACTCAACTTAATTATTCTGAGGTTGCTCTTGGCTTAGAATATTTTAAGACTCTAGCTACAGAATTTGATATCGACAGCACGCCTACATTAGTTCTGGTTAATGGGAAAACTAAAAAAGGTAAAAAATTATATGGCGTAGCTGAGATAACAGAAGAAAATGTGTCACAAGCTATTAAAATTTTGAAAGAGTGA
- a CDS encoding leucine-rich repeat domain-containing protein has translation MMPPNSTPSTQVAFRTTVSENIEDAVSGELMTRAVTLFPCGHTFNEDTVIQCLARNKLCPLDRKLIERHAPNYTVRQLAETAESHPLEELKHEPSEEAVEHFLRGKELAEKGEHATAIEALLQALQLTPTYEKAQAYLEFCLKCSSEASSSSQPVIPLFSSKGKDKEKSLSSTDSPKERYTELLLDLLEESSIQENLILKKILENQVEELMSQEGEELTEKEKISYKWAEKLLAENKKVRQFVAEKLKQIYQNSPSLSTVTPQSSNSISSSSISSIKEIQALAPPSITPISMNSLYKAIMQIHFPNENGNIVNQAGILDNIYKIEPNLTIEEKVNHIFQKLFNLVTSLSPLEFERDTQESKAFTLSNYSSYLLNIDRLLLWWELPGGTKYLCQPQIKALPLEQKGELLTGWIEEHVKNITDLNLFEISLTFLPPELFQLSQLQWLKLDGSQLTNLPSVIKHLSQLQSLSLNGNQLTSLPSVIGQLSYLQTLDLSHNQLTVIPIEIGRLSQLQNLFLKGNQLTALPAEIGQLYQLEWLDLSCNKLTALPSTIGQLSQLRNLFLNGNQLTTIPARIRQLPHLWRLKVDGNPL, from the coding sequence ATGATGCCGCCAAATTCTACTCCTAGCACCCAGGTAGCTTTCCGTACTACAGTCTCAGAAAATATAGAAGATGCGGTCTCAGGAGAGTTGATGACCCGGGCAGTGACTCTGTTTCCTTGTGGCCATACCTTTAACGAAGATACCGTCATCCAATGCTTAGCACGCAATAAACTTTGCCCTTTAGATAGAAAGCTTATTGAAAGGCATGCACCCAACTACACGGTGAGGCAACTGGCTGAAACGGCTGAATCTCATCCATTAGAAGAACTTAAGCATGAGCCCAGTGAAGAAGCTGTAGAACATTTCTTAAGGGGTAAAGAGCTTGCTGAAAAAGGAGAGCATGCAACTGCTATAGAAGCTTTACTGCAAGCTTTGCAATTAACTCCTACGTATGAAAAAGCTCAAGCCTATCTTGAATTTTGCCTTAAATGCTCTTCCGAAGCTTCTTCATCATCGCAGCCAGTTATTCCTCTTTTTTCGAGCAAAGGTAAAGACAAAGAAAAAAGCCTTTCTTCTACAGACTCTCCTAAAGAACGCTATACTGAACTCTTACTCGATCTGTTAGAAGAGTCTTCCATTCAAGAAAACTTGATTTTAAAGAAAATATTAGAGAATCAAGTCGAAGAGTTGATGAGTCAGGAGGGTGAGGAGCTAACTGAAAAAGAAAAGATAAGTTATAAATGGGCGGAAAAATTATTAGCAGAAAATAAAAAGGTTAGACAATTTGTGGCTGAAAAGCTGAAGCAAATCTATCAGAACTCCCCCTCTCTTTCCACAGTCACTCCTCAATCTTCTAATTCAATCTCTTCTTCGTCTATTTCTTCAATTAAGGAAATTCAAGCTCTTGCTCCTCCATCTATCACTCCTATTTCCATGAACTCGCTTTACAAAGCTATTATGCAGATTCATTTTCCTAATGAAAATGGGAATATAGTAAACCAAGCTGGTATTTTGGATAATATTTACAAAATTGAACCTAATCTTACTATTGAAGAAAAAGTAAACCATATCTTTCAAAAGCTTTTTAACTTAGTCACCTCCCTTTCTCCCTTAGAATTTGAAAGAGATACTCAGGAAAGCAAGGCCTTCACTCTTTCTAATTATTCCTCCTATCTGCTGAATATTGACCGTCTTTTACTCTGGTGGGAACTACCAGGTGGAACCAAGTACTTATGCCAACCACAGATTAAAGCTCTGCCTTTAGAGCAAAAAGGAGAGCTGCTAACAGGTTGGATAGAAGAGCATGTTAAAAACATTACCGACTTAAATTTATTTGAGATAAGCTTGACCTTTTTGCCGCCAGAACTCTTTCAGCTTTCTCAACTTCAATGGCTTAAATTAGACGGCAGCCAGCTGACCAATCTGCCGTCAGTCATCAAACACCTCTCTCAGCTGCAATCACTTTCCTTGAATGGTAATCAACTTACTTCTCTTCCTTCAGTCATTGGCCAACTTTCTTATCTGCAAACACTTGACTTAAGTCACAACCAGTTAACCGTTATTCCCATTGAGATAGGAAGGCTTTCTCAGCTGCAAAATCTTTTCCTGAAAGGTAACCAGCTAACGGCTCTGCCTGCGGAAATCGGGCAGCTCTACCAGCTGGAATGGCTTGACTTAAGCTGCAACAAGCTAACAGCTCTTCCCTCAACTATTGGACAGCTTTCTCAGCTGCGAAATCTTTTCCTGAATGGTAATCAGCTAACTACTATTCCTGCAAGGATCCGACAGCTTCCTCACCTATGGCGGCTTAAAGTTGATGGCAATCCTCTTTAA
- a CDS encoding ABC transporter ATP-binding protein, which yields MEEIILQASDISKAYHYPAKVSILNNINLVVKRGETVAITGRSGEGKSTLLQILGTLEKPSSGRLAIAGQTINPFNCRKIRNQHIAFIFQSFHLLEDYTALENILMPARIARKSISKGSKAYQRACALLKRVGLEDRAYFNTKLLSGGEKQRIAIARALCNDPDIIFADEPSGNLDKQTAQDIHQLLLNFALEKDKAIIIVTHDDKLSDLCNKSYLLEEGALKLNSPSLF from the coding sequence ATGGAAGAAATTATTTTGCAAGCTAGCGATATCAGCAAAGCTTATCATTATCCTGCCAAAGTATCGATTTTAAATAACATTAACTTAGTTGTTAAGCGTGGAGAAACGGTGGCGATAACAGGACGCTCCGGCGAAGGTAAAAGCACTCTATTACAAATCTTAGGGACTTTAGAAAAGCCCTCCTCTGGGCGATTAGCTATTGCTGGGCAAACCATTAACCCTTTTAATTGCAGAAAAATTAGAAACCAGCACATCGCCTTTATTTTTCAATCTTTTCATCTTTTAGAAGACTATACAGCGCTAGAGAACATTTTAATGCCAGCGCGTATCGCTCGTAAGTCTATTTCCAAAGGAAGTAAGGCTTATCAAAGAGCTTGTGCTTTATTAAAACGCGTGGGCTTAGAAGACCGAGCCTATTTTAATACCAAGCTTTTATCGGGTGGAGAAAAACAGCGCATAGCGATTGCTCGTGCACTTTGCAATGATCCTGATATCATCTTTGCCGATGAGCCCTCTGGCAACTTGGATAAGCAAACAGCGCAAGATATTCATCAACTTCTTTTAAATTTTGCTTTGGAAAAAGATAAAGCAATCATCATTGTTACGCATGATGATAAGCTTTCAGATCTTTGCAATAAAAGCTATCTCCTAGAAGAAGGGGCCTTAAAGCTTAACTCCCCCTCACTTTTCTAA
- a CDS encoding FtsX-like permease family protein, protein MFELSVACKYLRPRWRQLSVSIISLISILVIALVVWLIVVFFSVTSGLEKRWIEKLIALTAPVRLTPTETYYNSYYYQIDSISENSNYTLKTIGEKWRADQSDPYDPQLDIEVPFNWPAPDREEDGSLKDPVKKAFSIIKNLPYSPSIKARDYEVCASNLRLRMLRKTPETHPTLTQAFLSQATYLGSLDNENLAILKATLPISDADINNLLYTLSIASENVQEDHPASADSVNQQLLRERLKTFFKYTEVNWLKTPPAGWALPTVLQKNPSLPKQLPGGFQMRALPILESLDKILYLQKILFDVSFEMEGHQVSGRIPMGNLLIAHPKIKTHFNNFPPLSPFWFYKVGNSQEDLKVFLPKDAALGEGILLPKPFREAGVLLGDRGYISFQAPTVSALQEQRIQVFVAGFYDQGLIPVGGKFILVNEALTNLIASAQHNSQAQSNGINLRFADLSKVDEIYGKLQQAFKEAGIAPYWKIETYRDYDFTKDIIQQLRSDKHLFTLIAIVIIIVACSNVISMLIILVNDKKLEIGILRSMGASSASIAGIFGFCGMTMGLAGSVIGIGAALFTLRHLELLVTFLSRLQGHEAFNPLYYGDSLPNEVSMEALLYVISFTALISLFSGLVPALKASLLRPSTILRAE, encoded by the coding sequence ATGTTTGAATTATCTGTCGCATGCAAATATTTAAGGCCCCGCTGGCGGCAATTGTCTGTATCTATTATTAGTTTAATTTCCATATTAGTCATCGCACTTGTAGTATGGTTAATCGTAGTTTTTTTTTCTGTAACAAGTGGTTTAGAAAAACGTTGGATAGAAAAATTAATCGCTCTCACTGCACCTGTTCGCCTTACGCCTACTGAAACTTATTATAATTCCTATTATTACCAAATTGATAGCATTAGCGAAAACTCTAACTATACCCTGAAAACCATCGGTGAAAAATGGCGAGCTGATCAGTCAGATCCCTACGACCCGCAGCTTGATATAGAAGTTCCCTTTAATTGGCCTGCACCTGATAGAGAAGAGGACGGATCGCTTAAAGATCCTGTAAAAAAAGCTTTTTCTATTATCAAGAATTTGCCTTACTCTCCCTCCATAAAAGCACGTGATTATGAAGTTTGTGCGAGCAATTTGCGTCTTCGTATGCTTCGAAAAACCCCTGAGACTCATCCTACTTTAACACAAGCCTTTTTATCACAGGCTACTTACCTAGGATCTTTAGATAATGAAAATTTGGCTATTTTAAAAGCGACGCTCCCTATTTCAGATGCTGATATTAACAATCTACTTTATACTCTTTCTATTGCCTCTGAAAATGTCCAAGAAGATCATCCCGCTTCAGCTGATAGTGTTAATCAGCAACTTTTAAGAGAAAGATTGAAAACTTTTTTTAAGTATACTGAGGTTAATTGGCTAAAAACGCCTCCTGCTGGATGGGCTCTTCCCACTGTTCTTCAAAAAAATCCTTCGCTACCTAAACAACTTCCTGGTGGCTTCCAAATGAGGGCCTTGCCCATTTTGGAATCATTAGATAAAATCCTCTATCTACAAAAAATACTATTTGATGTGAGTTTTGAAATGGAAGGACATCAAGTTAGCGGACGCATTCCTATGGGAAATTTGCTGATTGCCCACCCTAAGATAAAAACTCACTTTAATAACTTTCCTCCCCTTTCTCCTTTTTGGTTTTACAAAGTAGGCAATTCGCAAGAAGATTTAAAGGTGTTTTTACCTAAAGACGCTGCTTTAGGGGAAGGGATTTTGCTACCTAAACCTTTTCGTGAAGCGGGAGTGTTGCTAGGTGATCGCGGCTATATTTCCTTTCAGGCTCCTACTGTCAGTGCTCTGCAAGAACAACGCATTCAGGTATTTGTAGCTGGCTTTTATGATCAAGGCTTAATCCCTGTTGGAGGTAAGTTTATTTTGGTAAACGAGGCCTTAACTAATTTAATTGCATCTGCACAGCATAATAGTCAGGCACAGAGCAATGGAATTAACCTACGTTTTGCAGATTTAAGCAAAGTCGACGAAATCTATGGTAAACTGCAACAAGCCTTCAAAGAAGCAGGCATCGCTCCTTATTGGAAGATTGAAACCTACCGTGACTATGATTTTACCAAGGATATTATTCAACAGCTGCGTAGTGATAAACACTTATTCACGCTTATTGCCATCGTGATCATTATCGTGGCCTGTTCAAATGTTATCTCTATGCTAATTATACTGGTTAATGACAAAAAGCTAGAGATAGGAATCCTACGCTCCATGGGAGCATCATCAGCAAGTATTGCCGGTATTTTTGGGTTTTGTGGAATGACGATGGGGCTAGCGGGAAGCGTCATAGGTATTGGAGCGGCTTTGTTTACACTTAGGCATTTAGAGTTGCTTGTCACTTTTTTAAGTAGGCTCCAAGGTCATGAAGCTTTTAATCCTCTCTACTATGGTGATAGCCTACCTAACGAAGTCAGCATGGAAGCTTTATTATATGTGATAAGTTTTACTGCTTTAATCTCGTTATTCTCAGGCCTTGTACCTGCCTTAAAAGCAAGCTTGCTGCGACCTTCAACTATTTTAAGAGCGGAATAA
- the rpmG gene encoding 50S ribosomal protein L33, whose protein sequence is MASRKREKIKLKSSASHYHYHTVKNKTNSPERMTLNKFDPVVRKHVEFKETK, encoded by the coding sequence ATGGCCAGTAGAAAAAGAGAAAAAATTAAGCTTAAAAGTTCCGCCAGTCACTACCATTATCATACAGTAAAAAACAAGACAAATAGCCCCGAACGTATGACCTTAAATAAGTTTGACCCAGTGGTACGTAAGCACGTTGAATTTAAAGAAACCAAATAA